In Spinacia oleracea cultivar Varoflay chromosome 5, BTI_SOV_V1, whole genome shotgun sequence, a single window of DNA contains:
- the LOC110796472 gene encoding enolase produces MVTIKSVKARQIFDSRGNPTVEADIHLDDGTFARAAVPSGASTGIYEALELRDGGKDYMGKGVFKAVQNVNEIIGPALVGKDPTEQTAIDNFMVQELDGTTNEWGWCKQKLGANAILAVSLAVCKAGAQVKKIPLYQHIAEISGNKKMVLPVPAFNVINGGSHAGNKLAMQEFMILPTGASSFREAMKMGSEVYHHLKSVIKKKYGQDATNVGDEGGFAPNIQENKEGLELLKTAIEKAGYTGKVVIGMDVAAAEFYSKDKTYDLNFKEENNDGSQKISGDALKDLYKSFVSEYPIVSIEDPFDQDDWEHYGKLTAEIGDKVQIVGDDLLVTNPKRVEKAINGKSCNALLLKVNQIGSVTESIEAVKMSKRAGWGVMASHRSGETEDTFIADLSVGLSTGQIKTGAPCRSERLAKYNQLLRIEEELGDKAIYAGADFRAPVEPY; encoded by the exons GTATCTATGAAGCCCTTGAGCTCAGGGATGGAGGCAAAGACTATATGGGAAAGGGTGTTTTCAAG GCTGTTCAGAATGTAAATGAGATCATTGGCCCTGCTTTGGTTGGCAAG GACCCAACTGAGCAGACTGCTATTGACAACTTCATGGTTCAAGAACTCGATGGAACCACAAATGAATGGGGTTGGTGCAAGCAAAAG TTGGGAGCAAATGCCATCTTGGCTGTGTCTCTTGCTGTCTGCAAGGCTGGAGCGCAAGTCAAGAAAATCCCACTATACCAG CACATTGCTGAGATTTCTGGTAACAAGAAGATGGTCTTGCCAGTACCAGCCTTCAACGTTATCAATGGTGGGTCTCATGCCGGAAACAAGCTTGCAATGCAAGAGTTCATGATTTTGCCTACGGGAGCTTCCTCGTTCAGGGAAGCAATGAAGATGGGTAGTGAAGTGTATCACCACTTGAAG AGTGTGATCAAGAAGAAGTACGGTCAAGATGCGACGAATGTTGGTGATGAAGGTGGCTTTGCTCCTAACATCCAG GAGAACAAGGAAGGTCTTGAGTTGCTGAAGACTGCCATTGAGAAAGCTGGATACACTGGCAAGGTGGTCATTGGAATGGATGTTGCTGCAGCTGAGTTCTACAGTAAGGACAAGACCTACGACTTAAACTTCAAGGAAGAG AACAATGACGGATCACAAAAGATCTCTGGGGATGCCCTTAAGGATCTTTACAAGTCATTTGTGTCAGAGTACCCCATAGTGTCAATTGAAGATCCCTTTGACCAAGATGACTGGGAGCATTATGGCAAGCTTACTGCAGAAATTGGAGACAAAGTACAAATTGTAGGAGATGATCTCTTGGTCACCAACCCCAAG AGGGTGGAGAAGGCAATCAATGGGAAGTCCTGTAATGCTCTTCTTCTCAAG GTTAACCAAATTGGGTCAGTGAcggagagtattgaggccgtgaaGATGTCAAAACGTGCTGGGTGGGGTGTGATGGCTAGCCACCGCAG TGGAGAAACCGAAGATACTTTCATTGCCGATCTTTCTGTTGGACTTTCTACG GGTCAAATCAAGACTGGAGCTCCATGCAGATCTGAGCGTCTTGCCAAATACAACCAG CTCTTGCGTATTGAGGAGGAACTCGGTGACAAAGCTATTTACGCCGGAGCAGACTTCCGTGCACCAGTTGAGCCTTACTAA